Genomic window (Chryseobacterium bernardetii):
AAGGGTCCAATTCTTAAAAGGGACAATGAATATTACTTCCCAACTGAATATCGGTACCAGTATAGAACTTCAAATTCCTACTCATTAAATATGATAAAAGTAGCCATAACAGACGATCATCCGCTTCTATTGGAAGGGTTGAAAAATATTTTAGGAAATAACGATAGCATAGACGTTGTAGAATGCTTCAAAAATGTTTCAGAAATGAATGCAGGATTGAAAAAACAACCTGTTGATATTTTATTACTGGATATTAATTTGGCAGATATCAACAGCATCGAACTCATAAAACCTTTAAAGAAAAAATACGAAAATCTTCAGATCATTATGCTGAGTGTTCACAATGAATTGCCTGTCATCAACAGTACATTGGCAGAAGGTGCTTTGGGATACATTCAGAAAAACGCTTCTGTTTCTGAAATCCTTGAAGGAATTAATACAGTATATGCCGGAAACCGGTTTTTATGTTCACAAACCAAGGCTGTTTTGGATAAAAAGTCACCCGACGGTTTAAATCAGGTTCCTAAATTAACCCGTAGAGAAAAGGAAATTCTGGCAGAAGCGGCAAAAGGACTTACTACTAATCAGATGGCAGAAAAACTGTTTATCAGCCCGCACACTGTGGAAAGCCATAGGAAAAACCTTATTGAGAAATTCCAGACCTCTAACCTTAGCTCAGCCATTAAACTAGCCATAGAATATGGTTTGATTATTGAATAATATATAAAACATTCAGTTTAAATGACTTGAATTTAACTAATTCCTGGCTTTGAGACTGTTCCATTACACCAGCAAAAAGGTCTGCTTACATCGTAAAGCAGACCTTTTCTATATATAAATTTAAAATTAGGTGTTCAATTATTAATCTCTGAATCTCAGCGTAGCCTGAAACAGATTTTTCTTTCCTGTTAAATCATATTCTTTATTGTATGTTGGCTCATACATAAGCAAATAAACGCTGTCATCCATATCTTTTAAATTGACCGGCTGATCTACCATAATATCATAAAACCTTGTGATGGTACGCGTAGCAGTCCATTGTTTTGAATTCCCTTTTGGATTTTTATCAAATCTGTGATCTTTCACTCCGGTGTAATACCAATAAGATGGAGCAGAATCCATCAGAAACATCTCTTGATCCTTGTTATACATCTCTTCAGCCATACCTGTACTCTGAAACCAGGGAACCTCAGTATTGAATGCGCCCACAGCTCCTGCATAAATATCCTTATTTGTGGTTGCTCCCACTAAAAAACCTTCAAGGTTGGCAGTGGTAAACTCAAATACAAAAGGTGATTTTTTAAGATCATAAACATCATTTACGGGTTCAATTACTTTTCCGTCCTGCTTGATAACTACTTTTAACGATTGCGCAAAAGTTATGAAGCTCAGTAAACAGAAAAGAAATGTAAAACTTATTCTTCTCATGGTATATCTTTAAATAACTGCTGCAAAGATATTGCTCTTTATCCCCATAAACACTGGCTGGTTTCAGGGGTTTTTCCATTTTATTCCATACTCACTGTATTCTCTTTTAAAACAGATTCCCTTTCAGCTGAATTTTAATGAAAGAAGGTTTTTGTTTTTTACCTTTCGCGGCCACTGAATTGGTAGGATAAACTTCCGCATAAAACGTTTTATCATCCTTCCAGAAAGCTTTAGTTTCGTCGCCAATTTTAAAGTTAGTAAAATTAATATATAAAAGAGTTTCTAAATTAAGGTTTTGCACTGTGTATCTGCTAATTGCGAAATCACTTCCTGTATCATTATTAGAACTGATGTAGGATATCAGGTTTTTACCAGGAAGAACCTGAGGATAGCTATCTGTAGACAGGTCAAAGTTTGCCGGAGATTTTACATTGTAAAAAGTATAATAACTATCAGCAACATCAGCCGAATTTTCTTTAAAAATTTCTAAACGCAGGGAAGGGGATTGTCCTATATATTCATTGGATAACGGTCCTTCTTCTGTAGAGATATTTTCATGCTGTGTAATCATGGTTTCTTTACCATTTTCAGCATATATCCAGTTATCATCTTTCAGTTTTATCTGGGGATTCTTCACAAAAACTTCATTAATTTTATTTGCTGAAGCTGTTTTAAATTCCTGTTCAGAAACTTCTGCTATGGTACCATATTTACTGAACGATTTATTTTTAAAATCCTGAGATTACTTCAAAGTGCTGCTTCTTATTGCATACAGATCAACACCTTTTAAAGTCAGATCAAACGAAGCTGTAAATTCAGATTTTAAAACAAAAGCTTCAATACTGTTGGAAATAGTATTATTAATGCTGTAATGAATAGAGTAGAAGTCTTCAAACTCTTCAAATCCATAATAGTTGTCAAGTTTATTATAGGCAACCTTCAAACGGGCAGCGTCTTTGTTTGGTGACACAAAAAAATGTACAGAATCAAGCTTGGTAAATAACTGAAAGGGAACTTCCTGAACATTATCCACCCCTTTTATCTTTTTGAAGTCTGTAAAAGTGATGTGCTTTTGAATAACTGCTGTTTCTGCTTTTTGATTTTCCGGCGATTTATTCTGTGGATTACATCCTGTCAGCATTACAGTAGAGGATATGAAAAATTGATATATAGGTTTCATTGTTCTATTTTCGGACAAATGTATCAGTATTCAATTCAGCAGCCAACAAAACCTCTGAACATCGGCAATAAATAGCTGAAAACAGGGATATATTGAATGGTATATTTTAATCAATTTTGTAATTGTTAAAAACTAAGTATTGATAGTTAATGAAAAAAGTAATAACCGGTTTTTCAGTGGTAATAGTTTTATTGGCTTCCTGTTCACCTGCTACAGAAAAAAAAGTAAATAAAACAGATTCTACGGTTGCAAAAGCAAACGATATTGCTAAGATTGCTCCGGAAAAGAACACGATATTGAAAGCAGAAGTACCAGGTGACTTTTCAGCATTGGTTCCTGTTGATGTATTGGATACGAAAAGTGAAAACGTTTATGAAAAATATGGGATAGAGTTCTCAGGAAATTGTTATTCTTGTGATCTGGCAAGTGTATCCATTACCAAGAATAAAATAGTATGGACGAATATCTGTGATGATAAGGATACCTTTGAAATCAGTGATTTCTCTGTTTCCTCCGAAGGAAAAAAAACTATTCTGAAAACAACAGACAGAACTTATATTTTAACACAGATTGATAAAGCACCCGTTTATGAGCTGGTTGTGGAAGGTAAAAAGCTTGAATTAAAGAATAAAAGAGCATCCAAATACTTTACAACTAAAAAAGCATTACCTCTTTTTAAAGAGCATGATTGTGGTGATTTTGAAGGATAAAAACTACTAAACCTGTACGAAAGGGGGGACAATGAACGAATACAAATGATGTCTACATAGCCCCTCTTTCTTTTTTATAAAACTTGTTCGTAAAATTCTATAAAAAAAAACCTCAAATTGCTTTGAGGTTTTTATATGTAAAATAATGACTGAATTATTTTGCTGGTTTTTTAGGACTCATCATCATAATCATTCTTTTTCCTTCAAGTTTAGGAAGCTGATCTACCTTACCAACGTGCTCCAATTCCTGAGCCAGTTTTAAAAGCAGGATTTCCCCCTGATCTTTAAAGATAATTGAACGTCCCTTAAAAAATACGTAGGTCTTCAATTTAGAACCTTCTTCAAGGAATTTCTCAGCATGCTTCTTCTTGAATTCATAATCATGGTCATCAGTCTGAGGCCCGAAACGGATCTCTTTTACTACCACTTTTACCTGCTTAGCTTTAAGTTCCTTCTGTTTTTTCTTTTGCTCGTATAAGAATTTCTTATATTCCAATACTCTTGCAATAAAAGGTTCTGCCTTGTCCGAAATTACTACTAAATCCAATTCCTGTTCCGCAGCAATCTGTCTTGCTTTGTCAATTGGATAAATTCCCGGCTCTACGTTATCGCCCACCAAACGAAGCTCTCTCACACGAATTTTATCGTTGATCAAGTGAGCGTCCTCTTGTACAGGACGTCTTTGTGGGCCCCTGTTGTTAAATCTTTGTGCTATTGTATTATAATTTTATTGGTTAACTACTAATTTATACTTAAAGTATTGAGAATACAACATACAGTTCTCAATACTTTAATTGTTTTTTTAAACAGCTGCTTCTTTTTTGAAGTAAGCAGCGAAATCTTCCAGATTCATCACTCCAAGATCTCCTTCACCACGTCTTCTTACAGAAATCGTGCCTTCTTTCTCTTCATTTTCTCCTACTACAAGCATGAAAGGAATCTTCTTTAACTCAGCATCACGGATCTTTTTACCCGTTTTCTCGTTTCTGTCATCAATCTGACCGCTAATATCGTGATTTTCCAAAAATTGTGAAACTTTTTTTGCATAATCTACATATTTTTCACTGATTGGAAGAATGATAAACTGATCCGGGCTCAACCATAGAGGGAAATCTCCCGCAGTGTTTTCCAATAAGATCGCGATAAAACGTTCCATAGAACCGAAAGGTGCTCTGTGGATCATTACCGGCCTGTGTTTTTCATTATCATTTCCGATATAGTGAAGATCAAATCTTTCCGGTAAGTTATAATCTACCTGGATGGTTCCAAGCTGCCATTTTCGTCCTAATGCATCTTTCACCATGAAGTCAAGCTTAGGCCCATAGAAGGCTGCTTCTCCATATTCAACAACTGTTTTCAATCCTTTTTTCTGGGCTGCATTGATAATTGCGTTTTCTGCTTTCTCCCAGTTTTCATCCGTACCGATATACTTTTCTTTGTTATCAGGATCTCTTAATGAAACCTGAGTCACAAAATCTTCGAAACCTAAAGATTTGAATACATAAAGTGTTAAATCAATTACTTTTTCAAATTCTTCGGAAAGCTGGTCCGGAGTACAGAATAAGTGCGCATCATCCTGGGTAAACCCACGAACTCTCGTTAATCCGTGAAGTTCTCCACTTTGCTCATATCTGTATACAGTACCGAATTCAGCATATCTTTTCGGAAGATCCCTGTAGCTCCATTGTGAAGTCTTATAGATTTCACAGTGGTGAGGGCAGTTCATTGGCTTCAGCAAGAACTCTTCTCCTTCATTCGGAGTTTTGATGGGTTGGAAGCTGTCAGCTCCATATTTATCCCAGTGTCCGGAAGTTACATACAATTCTTTAGCACCGATGTGAGGAGACATTACGAATTCATAACCTCCTTTTTTCTGAGCTTCTGAAAGGAAATTTTCCAGTTTTCTTCTTAAAGCAGTTCCTTTTGGCAGCCAAAGTGGCAAGCCGGCTCCTACTTTTTCTGAGAATGCGAAAATACCCAGTTCTTTACCAAGTTTTCTGTGGTCCCTTCTTTTAGCTTCTTCCAATTTTTCAAGATACTCAGTAAGTTCCTTCTGTTTAGGGAAAGAAATACCATATACCCTTGTTAGTTGAGGATTCTTTTCGTTTCCTCTCCAATAAGCTCCTGCTGCATTTAAAATTTTAACAGCCTTTACGATTCCTGTGTTAGGAATATGTCCTCCACGGCATAAATCGGTGAAGTTATCATGGGTTACAAAAGTGATTTCTCCATCATTCAGATTAGAGATCAGTTCCACTTTGTAAGGGTTGTCTGCATATGTTTTTAAAGCCTCTTCTTTAGAAACCGGATATAAAGAGAAAGTTGAACCTTTCTTGGCGTTTTCCAGAACTTTCTTCTCAATCTTTTCAAAATCTTTTTCAGATAAACTTTCATCCCCGAAATCTACATCATAGTAGAATCCGCTTTCTATGGCCGGGCCAATAGTCAGTTTAGCATTAGGATAAAATTCAAGGATAGCCTGCGCCAAAAGGTGGGCAGAAGAATGCCAGAAAGCTTTCTTTCCAAGATCATCATTCCAGGTCAAAAGCTGTACCGTTGAATCCGTGGTTATAGGCGTGGTTACTTCTACTTGTTTGTCATTAACAATTGCGGAAATGGTATTTCTAGCCAATCCCTCGCTTATAGATTTTGCCACATCTAGAGGAGTAACTGCTCCTTCGAATTCTTTGACACTATTGTCTGGAAGTGTAATTTTTATCATTGTTTACTAAAAAATTTAAGATGCAAAAATACGCATTTTTTAGTTAAAATACTATATTAGCCTATATTTAGAATAAGAATTAATATTAACCATGAAAAAGATATTGTTCATTTTAGTTTCATTAACCACTGTATCTGCTTTTTCACAGAAAAAGTCTGCTAAATTTTCCGTCCATTACAATAAGAATATTGAGACTTATTTCCTGGCAGAAATCCTTTCAGCAGAGCATAGAAAAAACAACAGAGATTTCGAAATGTACAAAATAAAAGAATGTTCTGCTTATCAGCCTATTGTCAATCTTGCATTGAAAAAATTTGCAGGTCTTAAAAACTCAAATATTGCAATTGAAACAGCAAAAATAAATGATATTTTGCTTGAAAAATATGGCTTGGGAAATGATATGTTAATGAATCCACTGATGCATCACAAAGAATTTCCAGCTACAGAATGGATTTCTGACTATCAGTATAGTAACAATAATTTAACGGCGGAACAGAATAAAGAAATAACTCAATTAATCAAAAATTATCTCTCGGGACTTTCAAAATTCTATACTGAAGAAAATGTCGGACAGTTTTTTATTGAGAATAATGGCTTTTATAAAGGGGGAGAAGCTGAGTATAAAAAACATATTCCTGCTGGTTTTACGGATGCCATGGAGCAGTTTTATGGTGAAGGTTTTCATACTTATACCATTTTGATTTCTCCTATGATGATGTGGCCTATAGAAGATAATGAAGGAAGAGGAATCGCTACCAATGTAATTTCGAAATCCGGAAAAACCGATATTTACGAAATAGCAAGTCCGTTCGTAAAAGTTGAGAAGCAAGGCCAGTTTGGATATGATAACCAATTT
Coding sequences:
- a CDS encoding response regulator transcription factor, with the translated sequence MIKVAITDDHPLLLEGLKNILGNNDSIDVVECFKNVSEMNAGLKKQPVDILLLDINLADINSIELIKPLKKKYENLQIIMLSVHNELPVINSTLAEGALGYIQKNASVSEILEGINTVYAGNRFLCSQTKAVLDKKSPDGLNQVPKLTRREKEILAEAAKGLTTNQMAEKLFISPHTVESHRKNLIEKFQTSNLSSAIKLAIEYGLIIE
- the infC gene encoding translation initiation factor IF-3 — encoded protein: MINDKIRVRELRLVGDNVEPGIYPIDKARQIAAEQELDLVVISDKAEPFIARVLEYKKFLYEQKKKQKELKAKQVKVVVKEIRFGPQTDDHDYEFKKKHAEKFLEEGSKLKTYVFFKGRSIIFKDQGEILLLKLAQELEHVGKVDQLPKLEGKRMIMMMSPKKPAK
- the thrS gene encoding threonine--tRNA ligase; its protein translation is MIKITLPDNSVKEFEGAVTPLDVAKSISEGLARNTISAIVNDKQVEVTTPITTDSTVQLLTWNDDLGKKAFWHSSAHLLAQAILEFYPNAKLTIGPAIESGFYYDVDFGDESLSEKDFEKIEKKVLENAKKGSTFSLYPVSKEEALKTYADNPYKVELISNLNDGEITFVTHDNFTDLCRGGHIPNTGIVKAVKILNAAGAYWRGNEKNPQLTRVYGISFPKQKELTEYLEKLEEAKRRDHRKLGKELGIFAFSEKVGAGLPLWLPKGTALRRKLENFLSEAQKKGGYEFVMSPHIGAKELYVTSGHWDKYGADSFQPIKTPNEGEEFLLKPMNCPHHCEIYKTSQWSYRDLPKRYAEFGTVYRYEQSGELHGLTRVRGFTQDDAHLFCTPDQLSEEFEKVIDLTLYVFKSLGFEDFVTQVSLRDPDNKEKYIGTDENWEKAENAIINAAQKKGLKTVVEYGEAAFYGPKLDFMVKDALGRKWQLGTIQVDYNLPERFDLHYIGNDNEKHRPVMIHRAPFGSMERFIAILLENTAGDFPLWLSPDQFIILPISEKYVDYAKKVSQFLENHDISGQIDDRNEKTGKKIRDAELKKIPFMLVVGENEEKEGTISVRRRGEGDLGVMNLEDFAAYFKKEAAV
- a CDS encoding DUF4932 domain-containing protein; protein product: MKKILFILVSLTTVSAFSQKKSAKFSVHYNKNIETYFLAEILSAEHRKNNRDFEMYKIKECSAYQPIVNLALKKFAGLKNSNIAIETAKINDILLEKYGLGNDMLMNPLMHHKEFPATEWISDYQYSNNNLTAEQNKEITQLIKNYLSGLSKFYTEENVGQFFIENNGFYKGGEAEYKKHIPAGFTDAMEQFYGEGFHTYTILISPMMMWPIEDNEGRGIATNVISKSGKTDIYEIASPFVKVEKQGQFGYDNQFQARFLSIHEFGHSFVNKEVYQRKDQLEKFKALFEKSNLKELMIKTGGYGDYQICIAEHLVRLGEIETAKIQKDFERAERLKEYHLKNNFIFLPLLEEKLKEYNTNRKKYRKFGDFVPQLLQVFENSDIEYINNALSQNKK